In the Campylobacter lari genome, TACCGTGAGGGAAAGGTGAAAAGAACTGAGGTGATCAGAGTGAAATAGAACCTGAAACCATTTGCTTACAATCATTCAGAGCACTATGTAGCAATACAGTGTGATGGACTGCCTTTTGCATAATGAGCCTGCGAGTTGTGGTGTCTGGCAAGGTTAAGCACACGCGAAGCCGTAGCGAAAGCGAGTCTGAATAGGGCGCTTAAGTCAGATGCTGCAGACCCGAAACGAAGTGATCTATCCATGAGCAAGTTGAAGCTAGTGTAAGAACTAGTGGAGGACTGAACCGATAGGCGTTGAAAAGCCCCCGGATGACTTGTGGATAGGGGTGAAAGGCCAATCAAACTTCGTGATAGCTGGTTCTCTCCGAAATATATTTAGGTATAGCGTTGTGTCGTAGTATAAGGGGGTAGAGCACTGAATGGGCTAGGGCATACACCAATGTACCAAACCCTATCAAACTCCGAATACCTTATATGTAATCACAGCAGTCAGGCGGCGAGTGATAAAATCCGTCGTCAAGAGGGAAACAACCCAGACTACCAGCTAAGGTCCCTAAATCTTACTTAAGTGGAAAACGATGTGAAGTTACTTAAACAACCAGGAGGTTGGCTTAGAAGCAGCCATCCTTTAAAGAAAGCGTAATAGCTCACTGGTCTAGTGATTTTGCGCGGAAAATATAACGGGGCTAAAGTAAGTACCGAAGCTGTAGACTTGATTTTATCAAGTGGTAGGAGAGCGTTCTATTTGCGCCGAAGGTATACCGGTAAGGAGTGCTGGAGCGAATAGAAGTGAGCATGCAGGCATGAGTAGCGATAATTAATGTGAGAATCATTAACGCCGTAAACCCAAGGTTTCCTACGCGATGCTCGTCATCGTAGGGTTAGTCGGGTCCTAAGTCGAGTCCGAAAGGGGTAGACGATGGCAAATTGGTTAATATTCCAATACCAACATTAGTGTGCGATGGAAGGACGCTTAGGGCTAAGCAAGCTAGCGGATGGAAGTGCTAGTCTAAGGTCGTAGGAGGTTATATAGGCAAATCCGTATAACAATACTCCGAGAACTGAAAGGCTCTTCAAAGTCTTCGGACAGCGAGGAGAATTGCTGATGCCGTCGAGCCAAGAAAAGTTTCTAAGTTTAGCTAATGTTGCCCGTACCGTAAACCGACACAGGTGGGTGGGATGAGTATTCTAAGGCGCGTGGAAGAACTCTCTTTAAGGAACTCTGCAAAATAGCACCGTATCTTCGGTATAAGGTGTGGTTCGCTTCGTATTAGGATTTACTCCGAAAGCGAAGAAACTTACAACAAAGAGTCCCTCCCGACTGTTTACCAAAAACACAGCACTCTGCTAACTCGTAAGAGGATGTATAGGGTGTGACGCCTGCCCGGTGCTCGAAGGTTAATTGATGGGGTTAGCATTAGCGAAGCTCTTGATCGAAGCCCGAGTAAACGGCGGCCGTAACTATAACGGTCCTAAGGTAGCGAAATTCCTTGTCGGTTAAATACCGACCTGCATGAATGGCGTAACGAGATGGGAGCTGTCTCAAAGAGGGATCCAGTGAAATTGTAGTGGAGGTGAAAATTCCTCCTACCCGCGGCAAGACGGAAAGACCCCGTGGACCTTTACTACAGCTTGACACTGCTATTTGGATAAGAATGTGCAGGATAGGTGGGAGGCTTTGAGTATATGACGCCAGTTGTATATGAGCCGTTGTTGAGATACCACTCTTTCTTATTTGGGTAGCTAACCAGCTTGAGTTATCCTCAAGTGGGACAATGTCTGGTGGGTAGTTTGACTGGGGCGGTCGCCTCCCAAATAATAACGGAGGCTTACAAAGGTTGGCTCAGAACGGTTGGAAATCGTTCGTAGAGTATAAAGGTATAAGCCAGCTTAACTGCAAGACATACAAGTCAAGCAGAGACGAAAGTCGGTCTTAGTGATCCGGTGGTTCTGTGTGGAAGGGCCATCGCTCAAAGGATAAAAGGTACCCCGGGGATAACAGGCTGATCTCCCCCAAGAGCTCACATCGACGGGGAGGTTTGGCACCTCGATGTCGGCTCATCGCATCCTGGGGCTGGAGCAGGTCCCAAGGGTATGGCTGTTCGCCATTTAAAGCGGTACGCGAGCTGGGTTCAGAACGTCGTGAGACAGTTCGGTCCCTATCTGCCGTGGGCGTAAGAAGATTGAAGAGATTTGACCCTAGTACGAGAGGACCGGGTTGAACAAACCACTGGTGTAGCTGTTGTTCTGCCAAGAGCATCGCAGCGTAGCTAAGTTTGGAACGGATAAACGCTGAAAGCATCTAAGCGTGAAGCCAACTCTAAGATGAATCTTCTCTAAGCTCTCTAGAAGACTACTAGTTTGATAGGCTGGGTGTGTAATGGATGAAAGTCCTTTAGCTGACCAGTACTAATAGAGCGTTTGGCTTATCTTATTTAAGCATCACTTCCTTGTTAAGGTTTTTAATAAAGCTTTGAATGTTTTTATATGAAAACTACATTTAGCTTATAAAATCTTACAAGTAAAGTTTATATTAGAACTTGCTCTTAACATTGTTTTTTAAGTATTCTAAAACAATAAAGTGATTTAGTTTAATAAAACATCTAAATATAAGAATAAGATTAAAAACTAAAATAAAAATGATTTTTATATCTAAATCTTATTGATTGCTTTTATTATGCTATATTAAATAGAATATTTAAATAACAATGTCCGTGATTATACAGATGTGGAGACGCCTTGCTCCATCCCGAACCAAGAAGCTAAGCACATCGTGGGTGATGATACTACGCCTTACTGGCAGGGGGAAAGTAGCTCATTGCGGACTTGTTAGTTCTCTTATTATTCTTACTTATTACTTAGTTGAATCCTTAATTAGTTTATTATTTCTTTTCTTTAGAGATAGTTTTTATTGTTTTATAATTTATTTCTTTTATTTCTTTTATTTCTTTTATTTCTTTTATTTCTTTTATTTCTTTTATTTCTTTTATTTCTTTTATTTCTTTTTTTTTTATTTCTTTTATTTCTTTTATTTCTTTTATTTCTTTTATTTCTTTTATTTCTTTTATTTCTTTTATTTCTTTTATTTCTTTTATTTCTTTTATTTCTTTTATTTCTTTTATTTCTTTTATGGTGCGATCATGAATTATTTATTGGTTTAGTTAGTTTTTATTGCTTGTGGTGGATTAGTTTGGTTAGCTTGTGAAAATTTCTAATTAGTTTGTGTTGATTAGGTAGGATGTTTATTGTTATTTTTTATTATTTTATAAAATTTAGTTATTTAGTTGGATGGTTTTATTTTTTAGATGTTTTAGTTTGAGTGGCTATTAATTTTTTTTAGTAGTAGTTTGTTTTTATTTTTAAATTTTTTATGGTTTTTAGGTTTATTATTTTATTTTTTGTGGTTTTTTTATTTAATTATATTCCTTTTTATTTTTTAATTTATTTTTATTCTTTATTGTTTTATTTTTTTTGCTATTGTTTTTTATTTTTTGTCATGGTTTTTATTTTTGTTTTTAGTTGTTTGTGTTTTTAGTGATTTAGCTTTTGGATTTATATTGTTTGGGGATTTAGTCGTTTTAAGTTTAAAATGTTTATAGCGAGTTTGATAAATTTAGTTTTTTAGTTTTTACTGCTTATTTTTTTGCTTTTTTATTAATATGAAAAATTAGATTTTTAGTTGTTTAGTTGTTTAGTTGTTTAGTTGTTTAGTTGTTTGGTTGTTTGGTTGTTTGGTTAAACGGTAGGGTACGTTTTTATTGTGAAATTTTTTAATTAACTGTAGCTTTAAGATTTGATAGAATGCTTACTAAGAATTAGATGATTTGGTTGTTTTAGTTATTTTTATGGCTTAGATTTGTGTTGTTTGGTTATTGAATTGTTTTAATGGTTTATTTGATGGTTTGAGGTTGGGTGATGAGAAAATAGTAAATTGTTTGACTATTTAGTTGGATTATTTTATTATAGATATTTTTGTTTACGACATTATTTTTAAATTTTTATGATTTTAGATTGTGATTTATGTTTTAGTTGAAAAGGTTGATAATTTTTTAATGGTTTGCTAGGTTTGTAACTTATATATTGGAATATTTTTTGCTTGTTGTAATTTATAAATTTATTCAGGAGTATAAAGATGTTTCGTATAGAGGAAAATCGATTTTCTAATCACTCATATGATATTTTTAGTTCAAAACAAAAAAATGAAAAACAAACTGTGCAATCCCATCAAGAACAAGCATTTTCACTTGAATTAAATTCAAGCATCCAAGAAAAAAATAGCTTATATGATAGACCTTTAAAGGAATTGTTTCAAGAAGCAAAAGAAGCTTCAGAGAATGCCTTGAAAGAATACAAAGAGGAAATGTATTATAATAAAGAGACCGGTAAATATGAGAAAAAATTTACAGAAAGTAATGAAAAATACAAAGAAAAGATAAAAGAGAAAATAGAAGAGCAAATTAAAGAAAATATACAAAATAGTTTGCAAGATAAAATTTCTCATATCAATATTCAATTAAGTCCTAAGCAGTTAATAGCACAAGCACAATTTGAAGAAAAACAAAAAGCGACTCTTAAAACATCGGATGTTTTTATGTAATTATTTAAGATAAAGGAGAATTATGAAAAAAATTATTAGTGTTTTAGCATTATCAAGTATAGCTTTAATTGGTGGAGATAAATTATTGAATGTTTATGAAAGTCCCACTTGTGGATGTTGTGATCTTTGGGCTAATTATATGAAAGATAAAGGCTATAAAGTGCAAATACATAAAAGTGAGGATTTTTTAAAAATAAAAGAAAAAATGAATATTCAACCTATGTATCAAAGTTGCCATACTGGTGTAATTGATGGTTATGCCATAGAAGGACATGTTCCTGAAGATGCAGTTGCTTGGCTTTTGAAAAATAAACCTGAAGATGTTATAGGTATTTCTGCTCCTGGTATGCCTCAAGGAAGTCCTGGGATGGAGCAAGGTTATGAAGAAGAATATCCTGTGGTTTTAATGCTTAAAAATGGAGATTATAAAATTTATGGGATCTATAAAGGACATAATTTAATTACCACAAACTAAGCAATTTTGCTTAGTTTATTTTATATATTAATGGTATTCTTATATGAAAAGTTTTTTCATATTGTGGAAAATTCTTAGATGCTATATGTATAGTTTCTAAGGCACTATCGTTCAATAATTTATATTTTGATGGTTTTAATATTTTTAAGTTTAATAGATTTTTATCTTTAGTCCATGTGAATTCTACTAAAATTTCACCACTCATTCGCATTTTTTTGGCTTGCCTAGGATAGATTAAAGCTTCATCTATAGCTTGTTTGACTTCTTTTAAAAGCTCATTATTATTAGCTAGAGATATGCTTTCTTGAGAAGTTATTGGAGTGTTTTTTTCTTGGATTAAAGTTTTTTGAGGTTTTATTTCTTCATTTAATTGATTTATTGCCTTGGTATTGGTTAAAGTATTTGTTTTTTTAGGTTGAACAACAGACTTTTCTTTTGTTTGTTCTAGCTTTTTTATTTTTTCTTGTTTAGGCTGTTCGGTTTTTACTTTAGGGGAATCTTGTAAAAATTGTTTTATAGCTATATTAAATTTTTCTTCTTTTGAAGCACTATGTTGTATATGTAAAAAACTCTTAGTATAAATAAAAACAAAAAATAAAGGCAAAAAGAGAAATAAAGTGATAAAAAAGGATTGATTTTTATGGTTATTTATGAATGTTTTCATCTTTTTTGCTCTGTTAAAATTTGAAAATTTTCATGATTTTTATTTTTTAAAATATCAATAATTTTTACAAAACTTTCAAATTTTGCTTCTTTGTCACTTCTTAACTCTACTAATGTTTTAGAATCTATAGTGTCAAATTTTTCTTTTATTTCTTCTAAGGAAGCTGTTTTTCCATAGATATAAAATTCATTTTCTTTGTTGATTAAAATACTTACTTTATCTTTATTTTCGTTTATGGAATTTGAATTTTCACTTTGAGGTAGATTGATTTTGATTTCACCATGCGCGATAAAAGTGGATATGCTTAAAACAATAGCTAGCAAAACAAGCATTATATCTATAAAAGGAATAATGTTTAAACCTTCATTTTTTGGTAATTTAAGCATTTTTATCCTTAAAAATACGATATGCATTACTCAAAGTTGATATTTTTCTAAGCAATCCATTATAAGCCATTAAAGAAGGAATAGCAACTAAAATTCCCAATGCTGTAGCTTTTAAAGCTAGCGATAAACCAATAACAATAGATTTAACATCAATATTCCCACTTGCGCCCATGTCATAAAATGTAATCATAATCCCTACTACAGTTCCCAAAAGTCCTACATAAGGAGCATTAGTGTAAATAATATAAAGCATGGTGAGGTTTTCACTAATTGCATCATCAAATTTTTCTTGACACTGATAATCATTTAGCTTAATTTTTCTAAAAAACAAGATACGCTCAATAGTACACCATATAGCAATAAATGCCATTATCCCTAAAACTACAAATATAATTAAATCGATATAAGTTTTTAAAAATTCCATCATACCCTCATTTTAAAAATTTTTGTGATTATATTACTAAAAGTTAAATTTTTTATTAATAACAATTATCATAATTGATACAATAAATTTATTTTAAATTAATAATTATTATCATAATATACCAATTTTTAAAATTTTTGTTTATTTAAGAAAGGAAATAATGAAAAAACATTGTTTATCATTTTGTGTTGCTAGTTTTTTGGTCTGTAATGCTTTATCACAAGAAGTTTTATTAGATAGCTCCATAGTAAGTGCTTCTGGTTTTTCTCAAGATATCAAAGAAGCCCCTGCTACTATAAATGTGATTAGCAAAAAAGATTTAGAAAGTAAGCCTTATAGAGATGTTGCCGAAGCTATTGCTGATATTCCTGGTGTGGATTTATTTGCTAGCAAAGGAAAAACCGGATCTTATAATATTACCATGAGAGGTATTACTGGATATACTTTAATTTTAACTGATGGGCGCCGTCAAGGGATAGGCGGAGAAGTAGGACCTAATGGTTTTAATGAAATTTCAAATTCATTCCTACCTCCAATTTCTAGCATAGAAAGAATAGAAGTAATCAAAGGACCAATGAGTACTTTATATGGATCTGAAGCTTTAGGTGGTGTTGTAAATATCATCACAAAAAAAGTAAGTGATAAATGGGAAACATCAGTTAGTTTAGATAGTATTTTTAATGCGCATAAAGAATGGGGCAATACTTATGGCACAAGTATATATTCAAGCGGCCCGTTGATGAATGATCGTTTGGGACTTACTTTGCGTTTTAGGGAATTTTATAGGGAGCAATCTAATATAAAATATAGAGATGGTGGTGGAAAAGAAATCGAAGCAAAAAAGGAACAAAGTCCTACAAAAGCAAATAATTTTAATTTAGGAACTAGGTTAAATTATTTAGTAGATGATTATAATACTTTGATATTTGATATTGATTTTTCAAGAAATCATTATGATAATAATAGAGGTCAAATAGGTGATTTAACTCTGCCTGGAGACGACGCAGGTTCGTTAAAGGGTGGCTATAAAGACACCATGCAAGTAGATAAATTAGCAACTTATTTAAGCCATGAGGGTGTGTATGAAGATTTTTCGATTACTTCTACTTTGCAGTATAACCGTGTAAGTAACGATGGGCGTGAGGTGGTTGGCCAAGCAAATCAGCCATTTTTAGGGCAAAATAGAGATATAGTTGCTGAAGATATTATTTTAGATACAAGATCAGTTATTCCTTTAGGCCAAAGTCATATTTTAAGCGTGGGTGGTGAATATAGACTTGAAAAAATGCAAGATAAAATCGCTAATCCTACGAATTTTGATCAATATTTATTAGCTTTTTTTGCAGAAGATGAATATAGTATAAGAGATGATTTGAGATTTACTTTTGGCGCAAGGTATAATCATCATGAAATTTTTGGAAATAATATTTCACCAAGAGCTTATTTAGTTTATAATCCTACTAGCGAACTCACTTTAAAAGGTGGTGTTTCAACGGGCTTTAGAACTCCATATGCTAATAGATTGATAGCTGGTGCTTATAATTACAGTGGACAAGGAAAAATTCCTATTTATGGAAATCCAAATCTAAAAGAAGAAACATCGCTTAATTATGAACTAGCCGCTGTTTATAATAATGATTTATTTTATATTTCAGCAACTGGTTTTTTAACTCATTTTAAAGATAAAATCTCAGAACAAGAATTTAAAAAAGATGATATGATACCAGGCGTTGGTACTTGCGGAGCTGATAAATGTTATAAGGATGTAAATCTTGGCAAGGTTGAATATAAGGGTATAGAGCTTGGAGCGGGGATCACTCCTATAGAACATTTAAATCTAGATTTAGCTTACACTTATCTTGATAGTGAAGTAAAAGATGCACAAGATAAGGTTGTGATAGGAAAGCCAGAAATTGATAGTTTAAAACACAATATCATGTTAAAAGCAAGTTATAACATCTTTAATAAATTTACTCCATGGGTAAAAGGTGAGTGGCAAATAGATCGTTATATGGGTGATACAAATATTAATAGAGAATACTATCAAGATGTCTTTTTAGCTTCTATGGGCGTGCGTTATGATATCAATAAAAATTGGAACATCAATGCAGCAATTTATAATCTTTTTGATAAAAGTTTTACAAATAATTGGGAATCTTATAAAAACAAAGGCGAAGATACTTGGGTAAATACTTATAATCGTATAGAAGAGGGAAGAAGAATTTATATTTCAATCAATGGTAGTTTTTAATTTTGTATAGTTGGTGAACCAAAGAGCTTGCTAAGAGCTTCTTTGGTTTCGTCTTTAGGATTGTATTTTTTAGCATCTTTTTTAAAATTTTCAAAATGCTCATTTAAATTTGGAGTGCTTTTTACTTCTTGTTTTATGGGAGTTTTGAATATATCTTGTAGTTTTTGAGTGTCTATGGTTTCTGTTTTTTGAATTTTGATTTGTGCTTTTTCTCCAAAAAGCTCATGAAGTAATGTTTTGATTAATTTAAAACCATTGTTTAAAACCATTCTATCATCATCTTTAGCATGTGAGCTAATACTTAAAATGTCATCTTCAAAAGAAACAAACTGTGTAGTTTTTTTGAAAACTTCAGCTAAGTCATAATCTCTTTTATATATTGCTTTTAAGAGATTTTCATAAGGATTAAGTTTTTCTTCTTTAGGGGTTTGTTGAATAGAAGGAGTTTCTTGTTGTTTTGGACTTGGTATACTATCTTGTTTTGAACTTTTAATAGCCTCATCAATGCTTTTTAAATAAGTTGCTTCAATAAGCATAAAAGCCATAACGCAAAGTACAAAGCTATCATCATCACTAGAATTTAACATAGTCTTAGCGCGTGAAAGAATTCTAAAAAATCTTTCATAAATTAACATAGAAAAAAGATTATTTTTGGCAAAAAATGCTTCTTTTAGAAAAAATATCATCTCATCAATGACATTACTTGCTTCATAATCTTCAAATTCTTTTAAAAACTCAAGAACTTTATCTTTATCATTAGCTAAAATGGCTTGATAAAATTCTTCAATTTTAGCTGGATCTAAAAAGCCTAGCATTGCAGTGATTTTTTGCGTTTGTACATCATTTTGACAATATACTATGGCTTGATCTAGTAAGGTTAGGGTATCTCTTAAAGATCCGTTTCCACTTCTTGCAATGAGTTTTAAAGCTTCTTTTTCATAACTAATATTTTCTTTTTCCAAAATCCACTCAAGATGATTTAAGATATCATGGGTAGAAATTTGCTTAAATCTAAAATGCTGTGTTCTTGAAAGAACTGTGGCAGGAAGTTTTAAGGGATCGGTTGTTGCTAGTATAAATTTTACATAGCTTGGTGGTTCTTCTAAGGTCTTAAGTAAAGCATTTGCAGCTTGTGGGGTAAGCATATGTACTTCATCGATAATAAAAATTTTAAATCTAGCTAAAGATGGAGCGTATTTGACTTGTTCGATAAGCTCTTGAATGTCTTCTAAGCTTCTATGGCTTGCAGCATCCATTTCTATAATGTCTATATTAGAACCATTAAGCGAAGATAAACATTGAGAGCATTCTCCACAAGGATTAGCACTTGGCCCATTTTCACATACTAGAGCTCTTGAAAAAATTCTTGCACTTGAAGTCTTTCCGCTTCCACGTAATCCTGAAAACAAATAAGCATGTGCTAGGCGATTATTTTCAAGAGCGTATTTTAAGCTTGTAGAAACAGTATTCTGCCCTACAAGTTCATTGAAATTTTTTGGTCTGTATTTAACAGCAAGAGCTTGAAGCATTACTACTCATTCATGATTGATAATAACTCTTCATTGCTTTTGGTTTTTAGCATTTTAGAGTATAAGAATTTTAAAGCCTCTATGTCATCCATTTGCGAAATAGCTGATCTAATTGCCCAAATTTTTTGAAGCTTTTCAACACCTTGGAGCAATTCTTCTTTTCTAGTTCCTGATTTTATGATGTTAATTGCAGGGTAAATTCTTCTATCTGAAATATTTCTATCAAGAACGATTTCACTATTTCCCGTTCCTTTAAATTCTTCAAAAATTACTTCATCCATTCTTGAGCCTGTTTCTATCAAAGCAGTTGCTATAATGGTTAATGAGCCACCATGCTCTATATTTCTAGCTGCACCAAAAAAGCGTTTTGGTTTATGCAAGGCATTTGCGTCAACCCCGCCACTTAAAACCTTACCACTACTTGGTGTAGCGGTATTATAAGCTCTTGCTAATCTTGTAATAGAATCAAGCAGAATAATGACATCTTTGCCTGTTTCTACCATCCTTTTTGCTTTTTCTATAACAAGCTCAGCTACTCTAACATGATTATAAGCAGGTAAGTCAAAAGTTGAGCTAAAAACCTCACCTTTAACACATCTTTGCATATCTGTAACTTCTTCAGGGCGCTCATCTACCAAAAGCACAATCAAATGAGCCTCTGGGTGATTTTTAGCAATAGCAGTGGCTAATTCTTTCATTAGCTCGGTTTTACCAGTTCTTGGAGGTGCTACAATTAAGCTTCTTTGGCCTTTTCCTATAGGGGCAAATAAGTCAAGCATTCTACCTGTAAGTTTTAAAGGATCGTATTCTAATTTGATTTTTTCAGTTGGAAAAATTGGAGTAAGATTGTCAAATAAAGGTCTTTCTCTGGCTTCTTTTAATGGAAGATAATTAATTGCTTCGATTTTTAACAAAGCATAGTATTTTTCTTGATCTTTTGGTTCTCTAACTTGACCGGTAACTATATCCCCAACACGCAGAGCGAATTTGCGAATTTGTGAGTTTGATACATAAGCATCATTTACACTATCGCTTAAATTTGAATCCATTCCACGCAAAAACCCATAGCCTTCAGGTGAAATTTCTAAGATCCCTGTAAAGAGTATAAAACCACCTTTTTTGGTTTGTGCTTTTAGAATTTCAAAAATAAGATCTTGTCTTCTAAATTCTCTTGGATTTTCTATTTCTGCTTCATTAGCAATTTTAACTAAGCTTTCTAGATCAAGCAACTTTAAATCTTCTATCTTATAACCTTCCACCGGAATGTGTGTTCTTTGATGTTGTTTTTTTTCTTTTGTATTTTCCATATATCCTCTAAAATGTAGAAAATGTAGTATTTAATAATGAATAAGAGATTTTATTCAAAAAAATGCTTCTTTGTCAAATTTTTAAAATTATAATATAGCTTTGTAAATAATTTTTAAAATAGTGATTTTAAAAAAATGATAAAATATTGTAAAAATTATCAAAGAAAGTATAAGATGAAATGCAAACACTGCCAATTAAGCTTTAGACAAGATCAAATGATAGAAAAAAATGGAAATTATTTTTGTTGTAAGGGTTGTGAGAGTGTTTATGAGATTTTACAAGAAAATAATTTGGAAGAATTTTATGAAAAACTTGGCAATCAAACTCTAACTCCTGCGATAATAGAACATAATGTTAAAGATTATGAAAAATACATACAAAAAACCAAAGAGGGTTTTAGTGAGATTTTTTTACTTATAGAAGAAATTCATTGTGCTGCCTGTGTTTGGCTTAATGAAAAAATTCTCATTAAAAGTGAAGGGGTGATAGAAGTTGATATTAATTCTATTACTCATAAAGCTAGAATTGTTTTTGATGAAAAAAGCATAAATTTAGCAAAAATCATCCAAAGTATAGAAAGTATAGGCTATAAAGCTAGTGTATATTTACCTACAAAAAATGAACAAAGAGCAACTCAAACCAAAAGAGATTTTTATGCAAAATTAATAGTTGCCATAGCTTGTGTGATGAATATCATGTGGATATCTGTAGCCAAGTATGCTGGGTTTTTTAGTGGCATGGAAGCTGATACTAAGGATATTTTGCATTTTGCTGAATTTTTACTTTGTGCTCCTGTGCTTTTTTATACAGGCTCGATTTTTTATAAAAATGCCTATTATGCTTTAAAATTTAAAAGTGTTAATATGGACACTTTGGTAATTAGTGGGGCAAGTTTAGCTTATATATATTCAATATGGGCAATGTTTTCAAGAGCTTCGCAAGTGTATTTTGATTCTGTAGCGATGATTATTTGTTTTGTTTTTATAGGAAAGTACTTAGAGCTTTTAAGTAAGAAAAAAGCTCTTGATACACTTGATCATTTGCGATCGTTTTTAAGCAACGAAGTAAGGGTTTTAAAAAATGAC is a window encoding:
- a CDS encoding DNA polymerase III subunit gamma/tau; this encodes MLQALAVKYRPKNFNELVGQNTVSTSLKYALENNRLAHAYLFSGLRGSGKTSSARIFSRALVCENGPSANPCGECSQCLSSLNGSNIDIIEMDAASHRSLEDIQELIEQVKYAPSLARFKIFIIDEVHMLTPQAANALLKTLEEPPSYVKFILATTDPLKLPATVLSRTQHFRFKQISTHDILNHLEWILEKENISYEKEALKLIARSGNGSLRDTLTLLDQAIVYCQNDVQTQKITAMLGFLDPAKIEEFYQAILANDKDKVLEFLKEFEDYEASNVIDEMIFFLKEAFFAKNNLFSMLIYERFFRILSRAKTMLNSSDDDSFVLCVMAFMLIEATYLKSIDEAIKSSKQDSIPSPKQQETPSIQQTPKEEKLNPYENLLKAIYKRDYDLAEVFKKTTQFVSFEDDILSISSHAKDDDRMVLNNGFKLIKTLLHELFGEKAQIKIQKTETIDTQKLQDIFKTPIKQEVKSTPNLNEHFENFKKDAKKYNPKDETKEALSKLFGSPTIQN
- the rho gene encoding transcription termination factor Rho, which encodes MENTKEKKQHQRTHIPVEGYKIEDLKLLDLESLVKIANEAEIENPREFRRQDLIFEILKAQTKKGGFILFTGILEISPEGYGFLRGMDSNLSDSVNDAYVSNSQIRKFALRVGDIVTGQVREPKDQEKYYALLKIEAINYLPLKEARERPLFDNLTPIFPTEKIKLEYDPLKLTGRMLDLFAPIGKGQRSLIVAPPRTGKTELMKELATAIAKNHPEAHLIVLLVDERPEEVTDMQRCVKGEVFSSTFDLPAYNHVRVAELVIEKAKRMVETGKDVIILLDSITRLARAYNTATPSSGKVLSGGVDANALHKPKRFFGAARNIEHGGSLTIIATALIETGSRMDEVIFEEFKGTGNSEIVLDRNISDRRIYPAINIIKSGTRKEELLQGVEKLQKIWAIRSAISQMDDIEALKFLYSKMLKTKSNEELLSIMNE
- a CDS encoding DUF411 domain-containing protein — translated: MKKIISVLALSSIALIGGDKLLNVYESPTCGCCDLWANYMKDKGYKVQIHKSEDFLKIKEKMNIQPMYQSCHTGVIDGYAIEGHVPEDAVAWLLKNKPEDVIGISAPGMPQGSPGMEQGYEEEYPVVLMLKNGDYKIYGIYKGHNLITTN
- the exbB gene encoding TonB-system energizer ExbB, whose product is MEFLKTYIDLIIFVVLGIMAFIAIWCTIERILFFRKIKLNDYQCQEKFDDAISENLTMLYIIYTNAPYVGLLGTVVGIMITFYDMGASGNIDVKSIVIGLSLALKATALGILVAIPSLMAYNGLLRKISTLSNAYRIFKDKNA
- the exbD gene encoding TonB system transport protein ExbD, translated to MLKLPKNEGLNIIPFIDIMLVLLAIVLSISTFIAHGEIKINLPQSENSNSINENKDKVSILINKENEFYIYGKTASLEEIKEKFDTIDSKTLVELRSDKEAKFESFVKIIDILKNKNHENFQILTEQKR
- the cfrA gene encoding TonB-dependent ferric enterobactin receptor CfrA; this encodes MKKHCLSFCVASFLVCNALSQEVLLDSSIVSASGFSQDIKEAPATINVISKKDLESKPYRDVAEAIADIPGVDLFASKGKTGSYNITMRGITGYTLILTDGRRQGIGGEVGPNGFNEISNSFLPPISSIERIEVIKGPMSTLYGSEALGGVVNIITKKVSDKWETSVSLDSIFNAHKEWGNTYGTSIYSSGPLMNDRLGLTLRFREFYREQSNIKYRDGGGKEIEAKKEQSPTKANNFNLGTRLNYLVDDYNTLIFDIDFSRNHYDNNRGQIGDLTLPGDDAGSLKGGYKDTMQVDKLATYLSHEGVYEDFSITSTLQYNRVSNDGREVVGQANQPFLGQNRDIVAEDIILDTRSVIPLGQSHILSVGGEYRLEKMQDKIANPTNFDQYLLAFFAEDEYSIRDDLRFTFGARYNHHEIFGNNISPRAYLVYNPTSELTLKGGVSTGFRTPYANRLIAGAYNYSGQGKIPIYGNPNLKEETSLNYELAAVYNNDLFYISATGFLTHFKDKISEQEFKKDDMIPGVGTCGADKCYKDVNLGKVEYKGIELGAGITPIEHLNLDLAYTYLDSEVKDAQDKVVIGKPEIDSLKHNIMLKASYNIFNKFTPWVKGEWQIDRYMGDTNINREYYQDVFLASMGVRYDINKNWNINAAIYNLFDKSFTNNWESYKNKGEDTWVNTYNRIEEGRRIYISINGSF
- a CDS encoding energy transducer TonB family protein produces the protein MKTFINNHKNQSFFITLFLFLPLFFVFIYTKSFLHIQHSASKEEKFNIAIKQFLQDSPKVKTEQPKQEKIKKLEQTKEKSVVQPKKTNTLTNTKAINQLNEEIKPQKTLIQEKNTPITSQESISLANNNELLKEVKQAIDEALIYPRQAKKMRMSGEILVEFTWTKDKNLLNLKILKPSKYKLLNDSALETIHIASKNFPQYEKTFHIRIPLIYKIN